A window from Megalobrama amblycephala isolate DHTTF-2021 linkage group LG9, ASM1881202v1, whole genome shotgun sequence encodes these proteins:
- the tomm7 gene encoding mitochondrial import receptor subunit TOM7 homolog codes for MTKLSKESKQRLQQVFQCGQFIIRWGFIPTVLYLGFKRGADPGMPEPTVLSLLWG; via the exons ATGACCAAACTGAGCAAAGAGAGCAAGCAGCGGCTGCAGCAGGTGTTCCAGTGCGGCCAGTTCATCATCCGCTGGGGTTTCATCCCCACTGTGCTTTATCTGG GATTCAAACGGGGAGCCGATCCAGGGATGCCTGAGCCCACAGTCCTGAG tttGCTTTGGGGATGA